One stretch of Planctomycetota bacterium DNA includes these proteins:
- a CDS encoding insulinase family protein, whose protein sequence is MKIKLLTFLALGIFLLCFGFNIAAEENTSVKIDVKEHVLKNGMKVLILERHNAPTVACYVYFRVGSVHEPTGQSGIAHLLEHLLFKGTHTIGTTNYRKELELTKRQDEIMERLETLAKLKQSRPVDKPSAEDMEIKTLEEELKQVSQALQSYMIAKEYTLLYEKNGAQDLNASTSQYTTNYYCQLPANKLELWAWLESDHLTNPVLRGFYEERDTVLEERRTRSEDNPGGLFWEEFICTMFKAHPYYRPIIGWRSDIESLKRSQVEDYFKRFYAPNNAIAVIVGDVKSDEVIRLMKRYFENIPAGTPVAPVTTVEPEQFGERRVVVEVESQPRLVIGYKGVTVGQKDDYVFDIISNILSDGRTSRFYRKLVLDKKMCLNIDAFNSAQKDIGFFGIYAMPQAPFTATEVEQAVYEELELLKKEPVTDLELQRAKNNCEVGFLRGLNSNDGMAERIGGNEISSSWRYLLDWLPNCQKVTAQDIMAAANKYFVPTKRTVGTMVTKKKTEPQINADGHR, encoded by the coding sequence ATGAAAATTAAGCTATTAACATTTCTGGCGCTGGGTATATTCCTGTTATGTTTCGGATTTAATATCGCCGCTGAAGAAAATACCAGCGTCAAGATTGACGTCAAAGAGCACGTGCTCAAAAACGGGATGAAGGTGCTGATACTGGAGCGCCACAACGCCCCGACCGTGGCCTGTTACGTCTATTTCCGGGTCGGCTCAGTCCACGAACCGACCGGCCAGAGCGGCATCGCCCATCTGCTCGAGCACCTGCTCTTCAAAGGCACTCACACCATCGGCACCACCAACTATCGGAAGGAACTGGAACTGACCAAACGCCAGGATGAAATAATGGAACGGCTGGAAACGCTGGCTAAGCTGAAGCAATCGCGCCCGGTGGACAAGCCCAGCGCCGAGGATATGGAAATAAAAACACTGGAAGAGGAGCTAAAGCAAGTCTCCCAGGCGCTCCAATCATATATGATTGCCAAGGAATACACCCTGCTCTACGAGAAAAACGGCGCCCAGGACCTGAACGCCTCGACCTCACAATACACCACCAATTATTACTGCCAGCTGCCGGCCAACAAACTGGAACTCTGGGCCTGGCTGGAATCAGACCATCTGACCAATCCGGTCCTGCGGGGATTCTACGAAGAACGCGACACGGTATTGGAAGAGCGCCGGACTCGTTCCGAGGATAATCCGGGCGGCCTGTTCTGGGAGGAATTCATCTGCACCATGTTCAAGGCTCACCCTTATTACCGGCCGATTATCGGCTGGCGCTCGGACATAGAATCGCTCAAACGGAGCCAGGTGGAGGATTATTTTAAGCGCTTCTACGCGCCCAATAACGCTATTGCCGTCATCGTCGGCGATGTCAAGTCCGATGAGGTCATCCGGCTGATGAAACGCTATTTTGAGAATATCCCGGCCGGCACGCCGGTGGCCCCGGTCACTACCGTGGAGCCGGAACAGTTCGGCGAACGCCGGGTTGTTGTGGAGGTTGAATCCCAGCCCCGGCTGGTCATCGGTTATAAAGGCGTAACCGTCGGCCAGAAAGACGACTATGTCTTTGACATCATCAGCAATATATTAAGCGACGGCCGGACCTCGCGTTTCTACCGAAAACTGGTCCTGGATAAAAAGATGTGCTTGAATATCGACGCCTTTAATAGCGCCCAGAAGGACATCGGATTCTTCGGCATCTACGCCATGCCCCAGGCGCCTTTTACCGCGACCGAAGTCGAGCAGGCGGTCTATGAAGAGCTGGAACTCTTGAAGAAAGAGCCGGTCACTGACCTGGAACTCCAGCGGGCCAAGAATAATTGCGAGGTCGGCTTCCTGCGCGGCCTGAATTCCAATGACGGAATGGCCGAGCGCATCGGCGGCAACGAAATCTCCTCCTCTTGGCGCTACCTGCTGGACTGGCTGCCCAACTGCCAGAAGGTCACGGCCCAGGATATCATGGCTGCGGCCAATAAATACTTCGTGCCGACCAAGCGGACCGTGGGAACCATGGTAACGAAGAAGAAAACAGAACCGCAGATAAACGCAGATGGGCACAGATAA
- a CDS encoding DUF502 domain-containing protein, producing MSDKKRGLFVRGLIILLPTMITLFLLLIAFRFVNNNIAQPLGYTILSIIDSIIDMASLGIDKTPVWNAIFGFPIVIIIIYLVGYFTASFLGKKLFKGIEIWIMTRFPIIKEVYPYARQFIDTFISIEKKTEFKSVVAVEFPHAGIYATGFITADGLKDLREKTGQKIITVFVPTSPAPFTGFTLFVPEDKIIYLNMTIDEAIRIIMSGGVLTPPHQQPDKEKENEAK from the coding sequence ATGTCTGATAAAAAAAGAGGTCTGTTTGTCAGGGGACTAATAATCCTGCTGCCCACCATGATAACTCTTTTCCTATTACTGATTGCCTTTAGGTTTGTCAATAATAATATCGCCCAGCCATTGGGTTATACCATTCTATCCATAATCGATTCCATAATAGACATGGCCAGCTTGGGAATCGACAAGACGCCTGTCTGGAATGCCATCTTCGGATTCCCGATTGTTATTATCATTATCTATCTGGTCGGATATTTTACCGCCTCGTTCTTAGGCAAGAAGCTATTTAAGGGCATAGAAATCTGGATTATGACCCGTTTCCCGATTATCAAAGAGGTCTATCCTTATGCCCGACAATTCATCGACACCTTTATTTCCATCGAGAAAAAGACCGAATTCAAGTCCGTGGTGGCCGTAGAATTCCCGCATGCCGGGATTTATGCCACCGGATTTATCACGGCAGACGGCCTAAAGGACCTGCGCGAGAAAACCGGACAGAAAATCATCACCGTATTCGTACCGACCTCGCCGGCCCCGTTTACCGGATTCACCCTGTTCGTCCCGGAAGATAAAATTATTTACTTAAACATGACAATTGATGAAGCCATCAGGATAATCATGTCCGGCGGCGTTTTGACCCCGCCCCATCAACAACCTGATAAAGAAAAGGAAAACGAAGCAAAATAG
- a CDS encoding RtcB family protein — MKLNKITDYLWEIPQSGNMNVPGRIYASGKLMETVGEDKSPEQVANVACLPGIVNYSLAMPDIHWGYGFPIGGVAAFDIDKGGVISPGGVGYDINCGVRLMRTNLFVKDIQPRLKEILSALFYAVPSGIGSAGAIPKLNPEKEHRLLTQGAKWAITQGYGYKEDLTHIEDNGVIPDADPAMVSETAIKRGLPQVGTLGSGNHFLEIDKVVEIYRPEMARVFGLEPDMIVIQIHSGSRGLGYQVCDDYVRKLLKAAQKYGINLPDRQLACAPVDSDEGREYLAAMACAANYAWVNRQVMMHLVRESLMKSLNMGPKELGAELIYDVCHNIAKIEEHDVGGVKKKLCVHRKGATRAFAPHHPDVPKDYQAIGQPVLVPGDMGRNSFLCVGTDEAMKNTFGSTCHGAGRVASRSAMLRKSQGRNLFKEMESLGVMVMTKSREALAEEMPAAYKDVNDVVEVMEIAGISKKVARFKPLGVIKG, encoded by the coding sequence ATGAAACTCAACAAAATTACTGATTATCTCTGGGAGATACCGCAATCCGGGAACATGAACGTGCCGGGCCGGATCTACGCATCAGGCAAACTCATGGAAACGGTCGGCGAGGATAAGAGCCCGGAACAGGTAGCCAATGTGGCCTGCCTGCCCGGGATTGTCAATTATTCGTTGGCCATGCCGGACATCCACTGGGGCTACGGATTCCCTATCGGCGGCGTGGCGGCATTTGATATTGACAAGGGCGGCGTGATCTCCCCGGGCGGGGTAGGCTATGACATCAACTGCGGCGTGCGCCTGATGCGCACCAATCTCTTCGTCAAGGATATCCAACCACGGCTTAAGGAAATTCTTTCAGCGCTCTTTTATGCGGTTCCGTCCGGCATAGGTTCAGCCGGCGCCATCCCGAAATTGAATCCCGAAAAGGAACACCGGCTCCTGACTCAAGGCGCCAAATGGGCAATCACCCAAGGTTACGGTTACAAGGAAGACCTGACCCATATCGAGGACAATGGCGTCATCCCGGACGCTGACCCGGCTATGGTCAGCGAAACGGCCATCAAACGCGGACTGCCCCAGGTCGGTACGCTCGGCTCCGGCAACCATTTCCTGGAAATAGATAAAGTCGTAGAGATATACCGGCCGGAAATGGCTCGGGTCTTCGGCCTGGAACCGGATATGATTGTAATTCAGATTCATTCCGGCTCGCGCGGCCTGGGCTACCAGGTCTGCGACGATTATGTGCGTAAATTGTTGAAGGCGGCGCAGAAATATGGGATTAATCTACCCGACCGGCAACTGGCTTGCGCGCCAGTGGATTCGGATGAAGGACGGGAATATCTGGCAGCCATGGCCTGCGCGGCCAATTACGCCTGGGTCAACCGCCAGGTGATGATGCACCTGGTCAGGGAATCACTGATGAAGTCGCTCAACATGGGCCCGAAGGAACTCGGAGCAGAATTGATTTATGACGTCTGCCACAATATCGCCAAGATAGAGGAGCATGACGTAGGAGGAGTAAAGAAGAAATTATGCGTGCACCGCAAGGGCGCCACCCGGGCCTTTGCGCCCCATCATCCGGACGTGCCTAAGGATTACCAGGCCATCGGACAACCGGTCCTGGTGCCGGGCGATATGGGACGCAATTCCTTCCTGTGCGTGGGCACTGACGAGGCGATGAAGAATACCTTCGGCAGCACCTGCCACGGCGCCGGCCGGGTGGCCAGCCGTTCGGCTATGCTCAGGAAAAGCCAGGGCCGAAATCTGTTCAAGGAAATGGAATCACTGGGCGTGATGGTCATGACCAAGAGCCGCGAGGCGCTGGCCGAGGAAATGCCCGCGGCTTATAAGGACGTGAATGATGTGGTCGAGGTGATGGAAATAGCCGGGATTAGTAAAAAGGTGGCAAGATTCAAGCCACTGGGAGTAATTAAGGGGTAA
- a CDS encoding archease, whose translation MNYKSGKSTKTIVFLSVDLYTVSCILHTYNMRYQLTDHTADIGIRLSNKTLKGIFEDGAFALFDLLCDIKKVQPDFERTISVEAINNEELLNEFLSRLLREFTIENNLLAKVKIQDIQVGNAERSEFIPLKAGHDAQRVILSAIIAGQPYDPKRHVIKTEIKAVTFHNLAIKKTTAGYTAEVVFDV comes from the coding sequence ATGAATTATAAATCCGGCAAGTCAACCAAAACCATTGTTTTTCTTTCTGTTGACCTGTATACTGTATCCTGTATACTGCATACTTATAATATGCGCTACCAATTAACCGACCACACGGCTGACATCGGCATCCGGCTGAGCAACAAGACACTGAAAGGCATATTTGAGGACGGTGCCTTTGCCCTGTTTGACCTGCTCTGCGACATTAAAAAGGTGCAGCCGGACTTTGAGCGGACCATTTCCGTCGAAGCAATTAATAATGAGGAGTTGCTCAATGAATTCCTGAGCAGGCTCTTAAGGGAATTCACCATAGAGAATAATCTTCTGGCGAAGGTAAAGATTCAGGATATCCAAGTCGGTAACGCAGAACGTTCGGAGTTTATCCCGCTGAAAGCGGGACATGACGCTCAACGCGTAATTCTATCCGCAATAATCGCCGGTCAGCCCTACGACCCCAAGCGCCACGTTATCAAGACCGAGATTAAGGCCGTGACATTCCACAATCTGGCCATAAAGAAAACCACAGCGGGTTATACTGCCGAAGTGGTGTTTGACGTGTAG
- a CDS encoding HEAT repeat domain-containing protein — MKNITAMVLVGAALMGCSLIAVTSCSSVEISDIASPNPDSRRQALDLMASEKDPSKYFGLFMEVLEKDGDAMARAQAAYYLGKFQHKPAIALLIKATEDSSIFVKQEAVWALGEIKDAAALPTLLVLLEKNSNIEVRKRAADGLKKLNDPKAVDGLIEQLDDINQTVAYASLQALKAITKQDFGKDIKQWEKWRESQPKNK, encoded by the coding sequence ATGAAGAATATTACAGCGATGGTACTTGTCGGCGCGGCGCTTATGGGTTGTTCGCTTATCGCGGTCACTTCGTGTTCGTCCGTTGAGATATCAGACATTGCCTCGCCTAATCCCGATTCCCGGCGCCAGGCCCTGGATTTGATGGCCTCGGAAAAAGACCCGTCCAAATACTTCGGGCTGTTCATGGAGGTGCTGGAAAAGGACGGCGACGCCATGGCGCGCGCCCAGGCCGCCTACTACCTGGGTAAGTTCCAGCATAAGCCGGCCATTGCGCTCCTGATAAAAGCCACCGAAGACAGCAGTATCTTTGTCAAGCAGGAGGCGGTCTGGGCCCTGGGCGAGATAAAGGATGCCGCGGCCCTGCCCACGCTGCTGGTCTTGCTGGAAAAGAACAGTAATATTGAAGTCCGCAAACGCGCCGCCGACGGACTGAAGAAGCTCAACGACCCCAAGGCCGTGGACGGACTGATTGAACAGCTGGATGACATCAACCAGACTGTGGCTTACGCATCGCTCCAGGCGCTTAAGGCCATTACCAAGCAGGACTTCGGCAAGGATATCAAGCAGTGGGAAAAATGGCGGGAAAGCCAACCCAAAAACAAATAA
- a CDS encoding DUF366 family protein, with the protein MISAFLPKKIKYTGRQLTSLWAYRNFGLQGDSIVAFVGPCNIPFKLMADVEDVRGRHKIYSSLMLHFIIEHFDCDLEKAVLRQRLLAGIVKETLEGNHRLHRLRRRGDDLYDGAAKLSISVATASPVSTMIHFAINIETKHTPVKTAGLNDYKVNPRQFALKIMQAYTEEMQGVKQARCKVNWVK; encoded by the coding sequence ATGATATCAGCATTCCTGCCTAAGAAAATCAAATACACCGGCCGGCAGCTGACCTCGCTCTGGGCCTACCGGAATTTCGGCCTGCAGGGCGACAGCATTGTAGCTTTTGTCGGACCGTGTAATATCCCTTTTAAGCTGATGGCCGATGTCGAGGACGTTCGCGGCCGGCATAAAATCTATTCCTCGCTGATGCTTCATTTCATTATTGAGCACTTTGACTGCGACCTGGAAAAAGCCGTTTTAAGGCAGAGGCTGCTGGCCGGTATCGTCAAGGAGACGCTGGAAGGCAACCACAGATTGCACAGATTACGCAGAAGAGGCGATGATTTATACGATGGCGCCGCCAAACTTTCCATCTCCGTTGCCACGGCCTCGCCGGTCTCAACCATGATTCATTTCGCAATTAATATCGAGACCAAACACACCCCGGTCAAGACCGCCGGGCTGAACGATTATAAAGTAAATCCCAGGCAATTCGCCCTCAAAATAATGCAGGCCTACACCGAAGAGATGCAGGGCGTCAAACAGGCGCGCTGCAAGGTTAACTGGGTTAAATAA
- a CDS encoding CPBP family intramembrane metalloprotease has product MNPDKSPAAIDAPMPADAERPVSSVTHRDALKIFALFLVFWFAMSYLSHVFIKAPPKTPLGLLYTLCFSHILGIGVPVAAYIYSKGYNFKETLSLRPVAITTLFLVSFISIIFFVALNVFQGLIEPFFKPYADDMIVYQEFFIGLASASRSPINVFLLVLGVGIIPAVAEEMLFRGIILSGLKNSSTATKAIVLSGLLFGIIHLFPPQVVVVSLLGIFFGILTVRTNSIVTSVWCHFLNNTMIIGIILVT; this is encoded by the coding sequence ATGAATCCTGACAAATCACCCGCCGCCATAGACGCTCCGATGCCTGCGGATGCGGAGCGCCCCGTATCGTCCGTGACGCATCGGGACGCCCTGAAGATATTCGCCCTGTTCCTGGTTTTCTGGTTCGCCATGAGTTATCTGAGCCACGTCTTCATAAAGGCGCCGCCCAAAACACCGCTCGGGCTGCTCTATACGCTCTGCTTCAGCCATATCCTGGGAATCGGCGTGCCGGTCGCGGCCTATATTTATTCCAAAGGTTATAACTTCAAGGAAACGCTTAGCCTGCGCCCGGTGGCTATAACGACCCTGTTCCTCGTCTCTTTTATCAGCATTATCTTTTTCGTGGCGCTTAATGTATTCCAGGGATTGATTGAACCATTCTTCAAGCCCTATGCCGACGATATGATTGTTTACCAGGAGTTTTTCATTGGCCTGGCCTCGGCCAGCCGCTCGCCAATTAATGTTTTCCTGCTCGTATTGGGCGTTGGTATCATCCCGGCCGTGGCTGAGGAGATGCTCTTCCGCGGCATAATCCTGAGCGGATTGAAGAACTCTTCCACCGCCACCAAAGCCATAGTCCTTTCCGGTCTGCTGTTCGGAATCATCCATCTCTTCCCGCCCCAGGTGGTGGTGGTCAGCCTGCTGGGAATATTCTTCGGGATCCTGACCGTCCGGACCAATTCGATTGTTACCAGCGTCTGGTGCCATTTCCTGAACAACACCATGATAATCGGCATTATACTGGTTACATAA
- a CDS encoding arginine decarboxylase, pyruvoyl-dependent encodes MSFTPREVFLTKGVGRHKEELASFEEALRDAQIARLNLVHVSSIFPPHCILIPREKGLKKMRDGQIIFCVLSRNATNEHRRLISASVGLAIPSDHNQFGYLSEHSSFGETEDLAGDYAEDLAASMLATTLGIEFDADAAWDKKKEIWKLSNRIVKTTHNTQSAIGEKNRWTSVVAAAVFLP; translated from the coding sequence ATGTCTTTTACACCCCGAGAAGTGTTTCTGACCAAAGGCGTGGGCCGGCACAAGGAAGAACTGGCCTCGTTCGAGGAAGCGCTGCGCGACGCCCAGATTGCCCGGCTGAACCTGGTGCACGTTTCCAGCATCTTCCCGCCCCACTGTATCCTGATTCCGCGCGAGAAGGGACTGAAGAAGATGCGCGACGGCCAGATTATCTTCTGCGTCCTGTCACGCAACGCCACCAACGAACACCGCCGGCTGATCTCGGCCTCGGTCGGACTGGCTATTCCCTCGGACCATAACCAGTTCGGATACCTGTCAGAGCATTCCAGTTTCGGCGAGACCGAAGACCTGGCCGGCGATTATGCCGAAGACCTGGCCGCCTCGATGCTGGCCACCACATTAGGCATTGAGTTCGACGCGGACGCGGCCTGGGACAAGAAGAAGGAAATCTGGAAACTAAGCAACCGGATCGTCAAGACCACACACAATACCCAATCGGCTATCGGGGAAAAGAACCGCTGGACCTCGGTCGTAGCTGCCGCAGTCTTCCTGCCGTAA
- the groL gene encoding chaperonin GroEL (60 kDa chaperone family; promotes refolding of misfolded polypeptides especially under stressful conditions; forms two stacked rings of heptamers to form a barrel-shaped 14mer; ends can be capped by GroES; misfolded proteins enter the barrel where they are refolded when GroES binds): MGAKRIIYDQESREAIKRGVSALAKAVKVTLGPRGRNVILEKKFGAPTITKDGVTVAKEIELKDTFENMGAQMVKEVASKTSDVAGDGTTTATVLAEAIFTEGLKNVVAGANPMALKQGIEKAVEAVVEELKKMSVKVKGKEEIAQVGTIAANNDKEIGNMIAEAMEKVGKDGVITVEEGKSLKTDVEWVEGMQFDKGYISPYFITDPNNMQTILEDCYILIYEKKISAIKDMLPLLEKTARTGKPLLILAEDVEGEALATLVVNRLRGTLKIAAVKSPGYGDRRKAMMEDVAIMTGGKAIFEDLGIDLEKIDLDYLGKAKKVVIDKENTTIIEGAGKTADIQGRIGQIRKEMETTTSDYDKEKLQERLAKLTGGVAKINVGAATEVEMKEKKMRIDDALHATKAAVEEGILPGGGVALLRALKALDKVRVTGDMMTGVDIVRRALEAPLKQIADNAGSNGAVVVQRVIEEKQNTGFDADKLEYVDMFKAGIIDPTKVVRSALENASSVAALLLTTEAVIGEIPEKKDKMPGMPQGGGYGGEDMY, encoded by the coding sequence ATGGGAGCTAAGAGAATCATATACGACCAGGAATCAAGAGAGGCGATCAAGCGGGGCGTGAGCGCCCTGGCCAAGGCCGTTAAGGTCACGCTCGGACCGCGCGGGCGCAACGTCATCCTGGAAAAGAAGTTCGGCGCGCCGACCATTACCAAGGACGGCGTGACCGTGGCCAAGGAAATCGAACTCAAGGATACCTTTGAGAATATGGGCGCCCAGATGGTCAAGGAAGTGGCTTCCAAAACCAGTGACGTGGCCGGAGACGGCACCACCACCGCGACCGTGCTGGCTGAAGCCATCTTTACCGAAGGGCTCAAGAACGTGGTGGCCGGCGCCAATCCCATGGCTCTCAAGCAAGGCATCGAGAAGGCGGTCGAGGCCGTGGTTGAGGAACTGAAAAAGATGTCCGTCAAGGTCAAGGGCAAGGAAGAAATCGCCCAGGTCGGCACCATCGCGGCCAATAACGACAAGGAAATCGGCAATATGATTGCCGAGGCCATGGAAAAGGTCGGCAAGGACGGCGTTATCACAGTCGAGGAAGGCAAGTCCTTAAAGACCGACGTGGAATGGGTCGAGGGCATGCAGTTCGACAAGGGTTACATCTCGCCCTACTTCATCACCGACCCGAATAATATGCAGACCATCCTGGAGGATTGTTACATCCTGATATATGAGAAAAAGATTTCAGCCATCAAGGATATGCTGCCGCTGCTGGAAAAGACGGCCCGGACCGGCAAGCCGCTGTTAATCCTGGCCGAAGACGTCGAGGGCGAGGCCCTGGCGACCCTGGTCGTCAACCGCCTGAGAGGCACGCTCAAAATCGCGGCCGTGAAATCACCGGGTTACGGCGACCGCCGGAAGGCGATGATGGAAGACGTGGCCATTATGACCGGCGGCAAGGCCATCTTCGAGGATTTGGGCATTGACCTGGAAAAGATTGACTTAGATTATCTGGGCAAGGCCAAGAAGGTGGTGATTGACAAGGAGAACACCACGATTATCGAAGGCGCGGGCAAGACGGCCGACATCCAGGGCAGAATAGGCCAGATCCGCAAGGAGATGGAAACCACCACCTCAGATTATGACAAGGAAAAGCTCCAGGAACGGCTGGCCAAGCTGACCGGCGGCGTAGCCAAGATTAACGTCGGCGCGGCCACCGAAGTGGAGATGAAGGAAAAGAAAATGCGCATCGACGACGCGCTGCACGCCACCAAGGCCGCGGTCGAGGAAGGCATCCTGCCGGGCGGCGGCGTGGCCCTGCTGCGCGCTCTCAAGGCGCTGGATAAGGTCAGGGTCACCGGCGATATGATGACCGGAGTGGATATCGTGCGCCGGGCATTGGAAGCGCCCCTGAAACAGATTGCCGACAACGCCGGCTCCAACGGCGCGGTCGTGGTCCAGCGGGTGATTGAAGAAAAGCAGAATACCGGATTTGACGCCGATAAGCTGGAATATGTGGATATGTTCAAGGCCGGCATCATTGACCCGACCAAGGTGGTCCGTTCGGCTTTGGAAAACGCCTCGAGCGTGGCCGCGTTGCTCCTGACCACCGAAGCAGTCATCGGCGAGATTCCCGAGAAGAAGGACAAGATGCCGGGCATGCCGCAGGGCGGCGGATACGGCGGCGAGGATATGTATTAA
- the groES gene encoding co-chaperone GroES, translating into MKLKPIGDKIIVERIEPENKTKGGIVLPDNAKEKPKEGKIIAIGQGKLLDNGDRATPSVKVGERVIFTSFAGSEVKIDNKEYLIMNEEDILAVVD; encoded by the coding sequence ATGAAACTGAAACCAATCGGCGACAAGATCATCGTGGAGCGGATCGAACCGGAAAACAAGACCAAGGGCGGCATCGTCCTGCCGGACAACGCCAAGGAAAAGCCCAAGGAAGGCAAAATCATCGCCATCGGACAGGGCAAGCTGCTGGACAACGGCGACCGGGCCACCCCGTCCGTTAAAGTAGGCGAGAGAGTGATTTTCACCTCTTTTGCCGGCAGTGAAGTAAAAATCGACAATAAAGAATACCTCATTATGAACGAAGAGGATATTCTGGCCGTGGTAGATTAA
- the glgC gene encoding glucose-1-phosphate adenylyltransferase, translating to MVKLLKKVMVVVLAGGKGERLEPLTRDRTKPAVPFGGIYRIIDFSLSNAINSNLRKILVLVQYKCVSLNRHIREGWNFLSQSLGEYIEPISPQQRVSDRWYLGTADAVHQNLYSIEKENPEYVLILAGDHVYKMDYSYILRAHRDSNADITVSAIEVPRETANLYGIMQIDGANNIVSFAEKPACPDARTLPTNPNSCLASMGIYVFKTEVLYKLLNEDEQDKNSSHDFGRDIIPKSLGRYKTLAFNFVDENKKQAKYWRDVGTIDAYYQANMDLVSVTPLLNLYDSDWPIHTARPPLPPPKFVFAGGEQPERIGTALDSMVSPGCIVSGGQVSNSILSPNVRIHSFSKITNSILFENVTVGRYAKIRNAIIDKDVVIPEHAQIGYNIEDDKQRFTVSPGGIVVISKGAVL from the coding sequence ATGGTAAAACTGCTTAAGAAGGTGATGGTGGTGGTCCTGGCCGGGGGAAAAGGCGAACGGCTGGAGCCGTTAACCCGCGACCGGACCAAGCCGGCCGTCCCATTCGGCGGTATCTACCGGATCATTGATTTCTCGCTGTCCAACGCCATCAATTCCAACCTGCGCAAGATCCTGGTCCTGGTCCAGTATAAGTGCGTGTCCCTGAACCGGCATATCCGCGAGGGCTGGAATTTCCTGTCCCAGTCGCTGGGCGAATACATCGAGCCCATCTCGCCCCAGCAGCGCGTCTCGGACCGCTGGTACCTGGGCACGGCCGACGCGGTGCACCAGAATCTCTATTCCATCGAGAAGGAGAATCCGGAATACGTGCTCATCCTGGCCGGCGACCATGTCTACAAAATGGATTACAGTTATATCCTGCGGGCCCACCGGGACAGCAATGCCGATATTACGGTCTCGGCCATCGAGGTGCCGCGCGAGACCGCGAATCTCTACGGCATCATGCAGATAGACGGCGCCAACAACATCGTCAGTTTCGCGGAAAAGCCGGCCTGCCCGGACGCCCGGACCCTGCCTACCAATCCCAACTCCTGCCTGGCTTCCATGGGCATCTATGTCTTCAAGACCGAGGTGCTCTATAAACTGCTCAATGAGGATGAGCAGGACAAGAACAGTTCGCACGATTTCGGCCGGGATATCATCCCCAAGTCACTGGGCAGATACAAGACCCTGGCATTCAATTTCGTGGACGAGAACAAAAAGCAGGCCAAATACTGGCGCGACGTCGGCACCATCGACGCCTATTACCAGGCCAATATGGACCTGGTCAGCGTGACTCCGCTGCTGAATCTCTATGACAGCGACTGGCCGATTCATACGGCCCGGCCGCCCCTGCCGCCGCCCAAGTTCGTGTTTGCCGGCGGCGAACAGCCGGAGCGCATCGGCACGGCCCTGGATTCCATGGTCTCGCCGGGCTGCATCGTCAGCGGCGGACAGGTCAGCAACTCCATCCTGTCGCCTAATGTCCGGATACATAGTTTTTCCAAGATAACCAATTCCATCCTGTTCGAGAACGTGACGGTCGGCCGCTACGCCAAAATCAGGAACGCCATCATCGACAAAGACGTGGTCATTCCGGAACACGCCCAAATCGGGTATAATATAGAAGACGATAAACAGCGGTTCACCGTCAGCCCGGGCGGGATTGTGGTTATATCAAAGGGAGCGGTCTTATAA
- a CDS encoding type II toxin-antitoxin system HicB family antitoxin translates to MTQIKIVVEKHPDGYVAYPLGLKGVVVGQGNTYEQALADVKSAILFHIKTFGKAVLKVEPRILDAFVAEAGVKV, encoded by the coding sequence ATGACACAGATTAAAATCGTGGTTGAAAAGCACCCTGATGGTTATGTCGCATATCCGTTAGGCCTGAAGGGCGTGGTGGTCGGCCAGGGCAATACCTACGAACAGGCGCTGGCTGATGTAAAATCGGCCATTCTTTTCCATATCAAGACCTTTGGCAAGGCGGTCCTGAAGGTAGAACCGCGGATTCTTGATGCCTTTGTGGCCGAAGCAGGAGTAAAGGTTTAA
- a CDS encoding type II toxin-antitoxin system HicA family toxin, with translation MSKFPVDAHKRKVVKALETLGFQLVREKEHIAMLRKNPDGTSTPLTMPNHPRIKASTLRTICTQSGIDRDEFLDAYQKA, from the coding sequence ATGAGCAAGTTTCCGGTTGATGCCCATAAGCGAAAGGTGGTCAAGGCATTAGAAACACTGGGGTTCCAACTGGTCAGGGAAAAAGAGCACATCGCCATGCTCCGTAAAAACCCGGATGGAACATCCACGCCGCTAACCATGCCCAATCATCCCAGGATAAAGGCGTCCACCCTCAGGACCATCTGCACCCAATCAGGCATCGACCGGGACGAATTCCTGGATGCTTACCAGAAAGCATAA